From Coffea arabica cultivar ET-39 chromosome 10e, Coffea Arabica ET-39 HiFi, whole genome shotgun sequence, one genomic window encodes:
- the LOC113711843 gene encoding calcium-dependent protein kinase 29: MGTCLSRLCCPRSVDIPISSPPDSTPHQYRPIPIIAQEEPVQPPPPPFPKPLPSYKPPSTHSAPSSSQIGPILGKPCVDINAFYDLDKELGRGQFGITYLCTEKATGLKYACKSISRTKLATPKDIEDVRREISIMQHLSGQPNIVEFKGAYEDRRNLHLVMELCLGGELFDRLAAKGSYSEKEAARIGRQIVNVVHACHFMGVIHRDLKPENFLLVNRDDDSPLKATDFGLSVFIEEGKVYRDIVGSAYYVAPEILKRNYGKEADVWSAGVILYILLSGFPPFSAENDKAIFNEILVGRLDFQSSPWPSISSGAKDLVRKMLTMDPRKRITAAGALEHPWLKEGGEASDTPIDSVVQIRMKQFRAMNKLKKLALKVIAENLSEEEIKGLRQMFNNMDTDRSGTITYEELKTGLSRLGSKLSEEEIQELMEAADVDKNGTIDYIEFITATMHRHRLEKEDHLFKAFQHFDEDGSGFITRDELRHAMAKYGMGDEATIDEIINDVDIDKDGRINYEEFVTMMRKGTTDDHKQEIS; encoded by the exons ATGGGTACGTGTTTGTCAAGATTGTGTTGTCCAAGATCAGTTGACATCCCAATATCCTCCCCTCCAGACTCTACTCCTCACCAGTATCGCCCCATTCCAATAATAGCCCAAGAAGAACCTGTTCAGCCGCCACCACCACCCTTTCCAAAACCACTCCCTTCATACAAGCCGCCTAGTACACATTCTGCACCATCTTCTTCCCAGATTGGACCAATACTAGGGAAGCCTTGTGTCGACATAAATGCCTTTTACGACCTCGATAAAGAACTCGGAAGGGGTCAGTTTGGAATCACATACCTTTGCACTGAGAAAGCAACTGGCTTGAAATATGCATGCAAGTCCATCTCAAGAACAAAGCTTGCGACTCCCAAAGATATAGAAGATGTTAGGAGGGAAATTTCCATAATGCAGCATCTGAGCGGACAACCTAATATCGTGGAGTTCAAGGGAGCCTACGAGGACAGGAGGAATCTGCATTTGGTGATGGAGTTATGCTTAGGTGGAGAGCTTTTCGACCGCCTTGCTGCCAAAGGAAGTTACTCTGAGAAAGAAGCTGCTAGGATTGGTCGGCAGATTGTGAATGTGGTTCATGCTTGTCATTTCATGGGGGTGATTCATAGAGACCTCAAGCCTGAGAACTTCTTGCTGGTCAATCGGGATGATGATTCTCCTTTAAAAGCAACAGATTTTGGGCTCTCTGTCTTTATTGAGGAAG GAAAAGTGTACAGGGACATTGTTGGTAGTGCATATTACGTGGCCCCGGAGATACTGAAACGAAACTATGGGAAGGAGGCAGACGTCTGGAGTGCTGGAGTCATATTGTACATTCTTTTAAGTGGATTTCCTCCTTTCTCAGCTG AGAACGACAAAGCCATTTTTAATGAAATCCTAGTGGGGCGCCTTGATTTCCAAAGCTCTCCCTGGCCTTCAATATCGTCTGGTGCAAAGGATCTTGTTAGGAAAATGTTAACAATGGATCCTCGGAAAAGGATCACGGCTGCCGGAGCCCTTG AACATCCATGGCTCAAGGAAGGTGGTGAAGCATCAGATACGCCAATTGACAGTGTTGTGCAAATAAGGATGAAGCAATTTAGAGCAATGAACAAGCTGAAAAAGCTGGCTTTAAAG GTTATTGCAGAAAACCTTTCAGAAGAAGAAATCAAGGGGTTGAGACAAATGTTCAACAACATGGACACGGATAGAAGCGGTACCATTACTTATGAAGAGCTCAAAACTGGGTTATCTAGGTTGGGATCCAAGCTTtcagaagaagaaatacaagaaTTGATGGAAGCT GCTGATGTTGACAAGAACGGGACGATAGACTACATTGAGTTCATTACTGCTACCATGCATCGTCATAGACTGGAGAAAGAAGACCATCTATTCAAGGCTTTTCAGCACTTCGACGAGGACGGTAGTGG ATTTATCACAAGGGATGAACTCAGACATGCTATGGCCAAGTACGGAATGGGAGATGAAGCAACTATTGATGAAATCATTAATGATGTAGATATTGATAAA GACGGAAGAATTAACTACGAGGAGTTCGTAACCATGATGAGAAAGGGAACTACAGATGATCATAAACAAGAAATCAGCTAA
- the LOC113711842 gene encoding pentatricopeptide repeat-containing protein At1g20230, whose translation MSNKLMTRNVQALHLFNNFNRKIAYLSCLNSATGTLSEAKQAHAGALKAGLSTQPHVATKLLALYASHQCFTEADILLYSHPQPDLFSFTTLINASSKFKNFHRTLTLLVKMLSGRLFPDTHILPSTIKACAGLSALKLGHQLHGFGLATGLASDSLVESSLVHMYIKCSALKYAHNVFNRMAEPDVICGSALASGYAKKGDVSNATMVFDEMGKLGIEPNLVSWNGMIAGFNQSGHFLEAVLMFQRMHSDGIECDGVSVSSVLAAVGDLEDVIIGVQVHGYAIRLGLRSDKYVVSSLVDMYGKCGCALETLRVFEEMEKKDVGACNALISSLSRNNMVDDALKTFRKYKGQGMELNVVSWTSMIACCSQHGKHPVALELFREMQIAGVKPNSVTIPSLLPACASFAALAHGKAAHCFSLKRGFTDDVYVCSALIDMYSSCGRIKAARQCFDRMPRRNLVCWNAMLGGYAMHGMIKEAINIFQLMQSSRQLPDLVSFTSLLSVCSQCGLVEVGQSYFNSMSKDYGIEARMEHYACMVSLLGRAGKLEEAYSLMNEMPFEPDACVWGALLSSCRVHHNMQLGEVAANRLFALEPKNPGNYILLSNIYAARGKWTEMDKVRDMMKRAGLKKNPGCSWIEVKNRVHMLLAGDKSHPQMAQILEKLNKLSMEMKKSGYLPDTDFVLQDVEEQEKEHILCGHSEKLAVVFGILNTSPGTALTVMKNLRICGDCHTAIKFISRIERREILVRDTNRFHHFKDGVCSCGDLW comes from the coding sequence ATGAGCAACAAATTAATGACGAGGAATGTTCAAGCTTTGCACCTGTTTAACAACTTCAACCGCAAGATTGCTTACCTGAGCTGTCTCAACTCGGCCACAGGAACCCTCTCCGAAGCAAAACAAGCCCACGCAGGCGCCCTCAAAGCAGGCCTCTCTACCCAACCCCATGTCGCCACCAAGCTACTCGCCTTGTACGCCAGCCACCAATGCTTCACCGAAGCAGATATCCTTCTGTACTCACATCCTCAACCGGATCTCTTTTCTTTCACAACCCTCATTAATGCTTCttccaaatttaaaaatttcCATCGCACGCTTACTTTGCTTGTTAAGATGCTTTCGGGACGTCTTTTTCCCGATACTCATATCCTACCCAGCACTATCAAGGCCTGCGCTGGATTATCAGCCCTTAAATTGGGTCATCAACTTCATGGCTTTGGTTTAGCTACTGGGCTTGCATCAGATTCTCTTGTTGAATCATCTTTGGTTCATATGTACATTAAGTGTAGTGCACTGAAGTATGCACATAACGTGTTCAATAGAATGGCTGAGCCAGATGTGATATGCGGGAGTGCATTAGCGTCTGGGTATGCGAAGAAAGGAGATGTCAGTAATGCCACTATGGTGTTTGACGAGATGGGAAAATTGGGAATTGAGCCAAATTTGGTATCCTGGAATGGTATGATTGCTGGGTTTAATCAGAGTGGGCATTTCCTGGAGGCGGTATTGATGTTTCAGAGGATGCATTCAGACGGTATTGAGTGTGATGGAGTTAGTGTTTCTAGTGTTCTTGCTGCAGTTGGTGACTTGGAGGATGTCATCATCGGAGTTCAGGTTCATGGTTATGCAATCAGACTTGGACTTAGATCAGATAAGTATGTTGTCAGTTCACTTGTAGATATGTATGGGAAATGTGGATGTGCTCTGGAGACGTTGAGagtttttgaagaaatggaaaaaaaggATGTGGGTGCTTGCAATGCGTTGATTTCTAGCCTTTCTCGAAATAATATGGTAGACGATGCATTAAAGACTTTCAGAAAATATAAGGGTCAAGGGATGGAATTGAATGTGGTTTCCTGGACCTCCATGATTGCTTGTTGCTCGCAGCATGGCAAACATCCTGTGGCTTTAGAACTTTTCAGAGAAATGCAGATTGCCGGTGTGAAACCAAATTCTGTAACAATCCCTTCCTTGCTTCCAGCTTGTGCCAGTTTTGCTGCATTAGCACATGGGAAAGCAGCACATTGTTTCTCACTTAAGAGGGGTTTTACTGATGATGTTTATGTGTGCAGTGCTCTCATTGACATGTATTCTAGTTGTGGTAGGATCAAAGCAGCTAGACAGTGTTTTGACAGGATGCCTAGGCGTAATTTGGTTTGTTGGAATGCAATGCTTGGTGGTTATGCAATGCATGGGATGATAAAGGAAGCTATCAATATCTTTCAGTTGATGCAGAGTAGTCGACAACTACCAGATCTTGTGAGTTTTACGAGTCTTCTCTCTGTATGTAGCCAATGTGGTCTTGTGGAAGTAGGGCAGAGTTACTTTAATAGCATGTCTAAAGATTATGGAATTGAAGCTAGGATGGAACATTATGCTTGCATGGTGAGCCTTCTTGGGCGTGCGGGAAAGCTTGAAGAAGCTTATTCTTTGATGAATGAGATGCCATTTGAGCCAGATGCATGTGTTTGGGGTGCTTTATTAAGTTCCTGTCGGGTTCACCATAACATGCAACTGGGAGAAGTTGCTGCAAATAGATTGTTTGCTCTGGAACCAAAGAACCCTGGGAATTATATTCTCCTATCAAATATTTATGCTGCCAGAGGAAAATGGACTGAAATGGATAAAGTCAGGGATATGATGAAGCGTGCAGGATTGAAGAAAAATCCAGGATGTAGCTGGATTGAGGTCAAAAACAGGGTGCATATGCTTTTAGCAGGAGACAAATCACATCCTCAAATGGCGCAGATTTTAGAAAAGCTGAATAAGTTGAGCATGGAAATGAAGAAATCGGGTTATCTGCCTGATACTGATTTTGTGTTGCAAGATGTGGAAGAACAGGAGAAGGAGCATATCTTATGTGGCCACAGTGAGAAGTTAGCTGTAGTTTTTGGGATATTGAACACCAGTCCAGGGACTGCTCTAACAGTGATGAAGAACCTCAGAATTTGTGGGGACTGCCATACTGCAATTAAATTCATTTCCCGCATTGAAAGGAGAGAAATTTTAGTCAGAGACACAAACCGATTTCATCACTTCAAAGATGGTGTCTGTTCATGCGGGGACTTGTGGTGA
- the LOC113712541 gene encoding probable nucleoredoxin 2 yields MTQEAVRVRVRDSNNATEEGDQEFKNTNFLSILATEDRDFLLSATGSQVKISELEGKIVGIYFSANWYPPCKNFTPLLVNAFEEFKSQTPGFEVVFVSCDEDLDAFNNYRACMPWLAIPFSDLNTKKNLNSRFDVEGIPSLIILQPDNYKVDEAIHDGVELLYRYGKQAFPFTKERLQELQEREREKHENQTLMNLLTSQNRDFLLGHSTSKLVPVASLKGKTVGLYFSAQWCFPGVKFTSRLISIYQKIKEVLLGKGGEDFEIVFVSTDHDELSFNLFFGTMPWLALPFNDPTIKNLTKHFDVQWIPSLVILGPDGKTVTKKGRNLVNLYQENAYPFTEARTALLEKQMDEEAKSLPKSKYHVGHRHELTLVSEGSGGGPYICCDCDEQGLGWAYQCMECGYEVHPKCTKSAERPPGSDRQRS; encoded by the exons ATGACGCAGGAGGCGGTACGAGTTAGAGTGAGGGACAGCAACAATGCTACTGAGGAAGgggatcaagaattcaagaatacGAATTTTTTGTCTATCCTAGCGACTGAGGATCGAGACTTTCTGCTATCTGCAACTGGATCTCAG GTTAAAATTTCTGAACTTGAAGGCAAAATTGTTGGTATTTACTTTTCAGCTAATTGGTATCCACCATGTAAGAACTTTACGCCTCTTTTGGTGAATGCTTTTGAGGAATTTAAGAGTCAGACTCCCGGTTTTGAGGTAGTTTTTGTGTCATGTGATGAAGACTTGGATGCCTTCAATAACTATCGGGCGTGCATGCCTTGGCTTGCAATCCCATTTTCTGATTTGAATACGAAGAAAAATTTGAATAGCAGGTTTGATGTAGAAGGTATTCCTTCCCTAATTATTCTACAACCTGACAATTACAAAGTCGATGAAGCAATTCATGATGGAGTTGAACTCCTGTACCGCTATGGGAAGCAGGCCTTTCCATTTACTAAAGAGAGGTTGCAGGAACTacaggagagagagagggagaagcATGAAAATCAGACGTTAATGAATCTGTTAACGAGCCAAAATCGAGATTTTCTATTGGGTCACTCAACATCCAAACTG GTCCCAGTTGCATCCTTGAAGGGTAAGACAGTTGGACTTTATTTCTCAGCGCAATGGTGTTTTCCGGGGGTGAAGTTCACTTCTAGGTTGATATCTATCTACCAAAAAATCAAAGAAGTGCTGCTGGGAAAAGGTGGTGAAGACTTCGAAATAGTTTTTGTGTCAACTGACCATGATGAATTATCTTTTAACTTATTTTTTGGGACCATGCCATGGCTAGCATTGCCTTTTAATGATCCGACCATCAAGAACCTTACTAAACATTTCGATGTTCAATGGATCCCTAGCTTGGTAATTCTAGGCCCTGATGGAAAAACAGTGACCAAGAAGGGAAGGAATCTGGTAAACCTGTACCAAGAAAATGCTTACCCGTTCACTGAAGCTCGAACGGCATTGCTGGAGAAGCAAATGGATGAAGAAGCTAAAAGCCTGCCCAAATCCAAGTACCATGTGGGACATCGCCATGAGCTCACGCTAGTGTCTGAAGGCAGCGGAGGAGGACCTTACATTTGCTGTGACTGTGATGAGCAAGGACTTGGATGGGCGTATCAGTGCATGGAGTGTGGCTATGAGGTGCATCCTAAGTGTACGAAGTCGGCGGAGAGACCTCCTGGGAGCGATAGACAACGTTCTTGA